The Sporosarcina sp. 6E9 genome segment AATCAAGAATATCATTAGGATTACTCCGATAATGGTTTTAAACACGAATTCACCTCCCTTCAAAAAAAAACGATGAAACCAACCTTCTATTAATGGATAGACAGCTTATCTTCTAGGAGAACTTGATCTATTTAGACTCTTTGCTACTAAGGAGGCAAAAAACACCATACTTATGAAACGACCAAATCGGTTCATTTTATTTATTAGCCTTTCTCTATTGATCAAACGTTTTTTTCGTTTGGCAGAACCTGGCTGGCTATATCTAGGGTGTTCCTTTTCAAATAAATAGATAGCGTCCTCTTCTGTTCTCGCTCGTCCTTTTTTCATATACTCAATCATTTTTCCTAACTTCGCTTTTGAATGATACATAGGAATTAGAGTAGATTTAGTCATCAACGCATCATCAACCGTTTTAATATTTTCTTGAATCGCCACTTTATTTTGCTCAAAGAAAAGTGATGTTTCATTTGCTCCTACTCTGTATTTGTTATATTTCCTAACAATAAAGTTATAGGGAAAAATAAACAGAACAATTACCCCAGTGTAAATTGCTGTATAGAACAGAAAAACAGGTGTGTAGATGAAAATAAAAAGATCAACACCATTACGAATATAATTTACAAGCACCATGAAAATCGGCACCCAGACGAAAAGATGCATTATCGTTTTACTGATTGCTGCTTTACTTACTGTCTTTTCGTCCACTGAACATTTATAAGCTGATTCTAATTCTTCTAATTCATTTTCTAACATCTCTTTTAGTAACACAGTTCTATAGGTTTCTTCTAAATTAAGTAGCATGAAAACCCTCCTTCCTATTTAAATTGATAACGGTGATACCCTGTAACGCGCTTTCAATCCTTCCAACATCGCCTCAGGCATATCAACACAGTAATAATCCGTTGCATGGTGTTCAATCCTGCTAAGAACATAATAACCTCCATCCTTCATTTCTAGATCTTCACGCCAAATATCAATCAATCCGCCACTTGTTAACTCAAAACCGTTTAATTCATACCGGCCTCGTTCATTTTTACGCAAATATCCTTCAAGTTGAATTTCCTTACTCAAATCAACAATTGATGTATATGCTTCTTCAAGTGCTAATTTAGCTTTATACAGCGTGAAATACCTTTGCACATCTTCCGAATTAATATCGAAAATATTGATGTTATCCATCAGTTCATCCATTTCCTTCAAAAGCCGTTTTATTGTACTACCTGCTTTGCGGTAACTTTCTACGGTATCTTCTACTAACTTCATTTAAAAATTCCCCTCCTATTTATTCGCAATCGTTAAGATGAACTCCCTAAATTCAATAACTGAGTGGAACCCTAATGCCTCTCTAATTTTCTTTTTTGTTACACCTTCTTCAAGCAGCATTCGTATTTCTTGAGTTGTAATCTCTTGTTTCTTTTCCAGTATCGCTTCAATATTCGTATCTGTATGCCATAGCTCATCACCTACGCTCCGCATTCTTTTATAGTTGGGACAGCCACCACAAATTGTTTCGACAAGTGCCTTGATTTGTGAGCTATCCCCCGTCATTACTAAACTTCTATATTCACAGGAGTCACACACTCTTAGCGTTTCAGATACTTTTAAAAACTTTTTCTTTTTTCTTTCACGCAATTCCCCTTTTGTCCTACCCATTTCAACACCTCCCTTTAATTAATCAAAATTAACACCAAAAGACGATAGCATCGCACTCGCGCTATCGTCAATCGCCTGTTCATTCATTTTATTGTCGTCAAGTTTGTATACTTCTTCATTATTAATTGCTACAGCATTCCCTATCTTCACTAGCAACTCTTGGTGTTGCAATTCTTGATTTTCTTTTAATGACTTTATTTCAGCCAAAAGATCTTGGATTCCTTGCTCCGTTTTCTTTCCTTCCGACATCGTACGAAAGGCGAACCTCAGCATCTGCCGAATTGTTTCACTTCGTTTATTATCCGGGACTTGTTGAAGTAATTTATAAATTTCTTTATCCTCTTCTTGCAAACGAAAGCTATATCGCTTCTCCCAATTAACACTCATATCAAATCACTGAATTTCGACGCTCTAATTGATCAAATACTGATTTTCCTAATCTTAAATAACCGATTGTGTTTGCAAACTGACTTTCAGTAATCTTAACCAATCGATTATCAAAGTGAGGCTGGATGAATGGTTCAAAGAGTTCTC includes the following:
- a CDS encoding DUF5348 domain-containing protein, translating into MKLVEDTVESYRKAGSTIKRLLKEMDELMDNINIFDINSEDVQRYFTLYKAKLALEEAYTSIVDLSKEIQLEGYLRKNERGRYELNGFELTSGGLIDIWREDLEMKDGGYYVLSRIEHHATDYYCVDMPEAMLEGLKARYRVSPLSI